In one Janibacter cremeus genomic region, the following are encoded:
- a CDS encoding 50S ribosomal protein bL37, with product MSKRARKRRDRKKKNANHGKKPNA from the coding sequence ATGAGCAAGCGCGCTCGCAAGCGTCGTGACCGCAAGAAGAAGAACGCGAACCACGGCAAGAAGCCCAACGCCTGA